The Gossypium arboreum isolate Shixiya-1 chromosome 6, ASM2569848v2, whole genome shotgun sequence DNA window ATAATTAGCAAAGCTTGTCCCTTGTGGATGAATTTTACTTGGATCATATCTTACAATTTTTTGGGGAAAGCTTCTATGATGTTTATGCAACTTCATTTTTGTTTCATATTGGAAATTTTGTGAGAATTAATGGTGGTGTTATTTGGTGCTTCCAGACTGCAGTAATGCCTGTGAGAGATTCTGAGCTCCATTTGGTTGCAATGTATTCTAGGAATAGCGACAGACCCTGTTTCTGGGGATTCAATGTAGGAAGGGGACTCTATGATTCTTGTCTTGTCATGCTGAACCTAAGATGTCTAGGAATTGTCTTTGATCTGGATGAAACTCTCATTGTTGCGAATACAATGCGCTCCTTTGAGGACAGAATAGAGTCTTTACAACGAAAGATAAACACCGAGGTTGATCCACAACGCGTTGCGGCTCTGATGGCAGAGGTAAAGCATTATCAAGATGATAAGACCATATTAAAGCAGTATGTAGAGAATGATCAGGTTGTTGAAAATGGGAAGGTGATAAAGGTTCAGTCAGAGATTGTTCCAGCCTATTCTGATAGTCATCAACCTATTATTCGACCGCTCATTCGGTTACAAGAGAAAAACATTATTCTGACTCGCATCAATCCACAGGTATAGGCTTTATTGATTCCAGTGACGATATTTTGCATGTTCAATTGTTCTTTTCTTGTGTTTGATGGTTCAGTGCTGCCCTATTCCATCCTGTAAATGAGGAACTATTTGAATTGTATGCAGTTGATCATATAGAGGCTTTTTCATATTCTCCTATGGTTTTTTGTCGATGGACAGATTGAATTGATTGATTTTATATTTCCCATAGATTCGTGATACTAGTGTTCTTGTGAGATTGAGGCCTGCATGGGAGGATCTCCGAAGCTACTTGACTGCAAGAGGACGAAAACGGTTTGAGGTTTATGTTTGTACAATGGCTGAAAGGGATTATGCTTTGGAAATGTGGAGGCTTCTTGATCCCGAGTCAAATCTGATAAATTCAAAAGAATTGTTGGATCGTATTGTTTGTGTTAAGGCCGGTAAGCTAGTTATATTGATCAGGCTGATTTACATGCAAAGCTTGCAATTGGATCTGTTTTGTGTCTGAAATGGTTTTGGGGgtgtttttttccctttttactaCTAATTATTTTTTGTATGAATAGGTTATAGGAAATCATTATTCAATGTCTTTCAAGATGGAATATGCCATCCAAAAATGGCATTGGTTATTGATGATCGCTTAAAAGTTTGGGATCAGAAAGATCAACCTCGTGTGCATGTTGTTCCTGCATTTTCCCCTTACCATGCCCCTCAAGCTGAAGTATGCATGACGAGAAATTGTCTCCCCTCTTTATGGGCTTTTTACAACAACATGTGCAATATTAGCATTAGTTTTCAACATCTTTTTAGCAATATGTACTTATTGCAACTCATTATATTGTAGGCAAATAATACTACTCCAATTCTATGTGTTGCAAGAAATGTTGCTTGCAATGTTAGAGGCGGGTTTTTCAGGTAATAAAACTAAGATTCCTTATTACTTATACAACTGCATAATTGTGCCTTCCTTATACTAAAGGTTGAGCAATTCAATTGGTCACATTTGTTTATGCCTTCCaaaattttcttgaaaatatGAAATACCTTTGGAAATTGATACAGAGAATATGATGAAGTCCTTTTACAAAGAATACCTGAAATTTCATATGAAGATGATACTAAAGATATTCCGTCACCTCCAGATGTGGGCAACTATTTGGTCTCTGAGGTTAGCCATGACAGCATTTTGCCTTTTCTTTAACTTTCTCAATATTTATAACACATTTGGATCTGCTGTGCCTTTCAGGATGACAGTTCTGCTTCAAATGGAAACAAAGATCAACCTTTGTTTGATGGCATGGCAGATGCTGAGGTTGAAAGAAGACTAAAGGTAATTGACATTCTTAGGCTCTTTTGATTCATGGAACTAGGCTTATATACACTATGTTtgttttctctttattttcataTGTGTGGATTTAATTtataaactttttctttttcatttgctCGGTTCGTGCAGGAGGCAATTTCAGCTGCATCAACTGTCTCTTCAGCAGCCATTAACCTAGATCCAAGACTTGCTCCTTCTCTACAATTCACCATACCATCTTCTAGTTCAGTTCCATTGCCAATAGTTGAGTTTCCTGAGGCAGCTCAAGTGATTACACCAGTGGCTCCTGTTGTGGCCCTTGAACAAAGCTTGCAAAGTTCCCCAGCAAGAGAAGAAGGTGAGGTTCCAGAATCAGAATTAGATCCTGATACAAGGAGGAGGCTTCTGATACTGCAGCATGGGCAAGATACCAGAGATCACACACCAGAACCTGCATTTCCACCTGTAGGACCTAAAATGCAAGTTCCAATCCCGCATGCTCAATCCTGTGGAAGTTGGTTTCCTGCAGAGGAGGAGATGAGCCAACGACAACTGAACCGAGCAGTTCCCAAAGATTTTCCTTTGGATCCTGAGCGAATGAATATTGAGAAACATCGACATCCACCCTTTTTTCCCAAGTTTGAGAATTCTATTACATCTGATAGAATTCTTCATGGAAACCGAAGATTCCAAAAAGAGGTAATTGGTTCTTTGTGGCAATCTGGCATGTAACTATTCATTTCTATGCTAAAGTGGAAGGTTAAAGTTACCTTTACTTGGTGAAACATGGTTACCTTAGAGCATAACTCATTTGCAGGCACTTCGAAGAGATGACCGATTGGGGTTAAACAATACATCTAGTTATCATTCTTTTTCAGGTAAGCTGAAGCAATTAATTTTACATTGAGATGAATGCTGAGTTTCCTTTTATCCAATGCGTCCTTGTTACTGCCAAAACTGTTATTCTTTTCATTTGATTTCAATTCTCTTGCATTTCTTCCTGGAAACTTGAATTTTCTTTTCAATGGAAGTTAATAGATTAGTACTTCTTGTCTGATATTTGTTATAAGTTTTTTAGCAGGCTGAAGTGTTTCTAGGTTGTTTACTTTGATGTTTGTTCAGCTTGAGTGATCATACTTTTGTTGTCTGAtttcattatatttatatatggaTGTTCTATATTTTAAGGTGAGGAGATACCACTTGGTAGATCATCTTCTTTCCACAACGCTCTTGATTTTGAATCAGGACATACTATTCCAATTGGAGAAACCCCAGTTGCAGTTTTACAAGATATTGCAATGAAGTGTGGAGCCAAGGTAATTCAGAAGCAATTTGTATTATTGAGTTGGACCATAATGTTTACGTTTACAAATGTGATATAGCTATATGCTTCATTTTAGCTCTCTGTATGCTTACTGCCTCTAAATTTTGTTTCTAAAACTTGTAGGTGGAATTCAGATCAGCTTTGGTTGCTAGCCTTGACCTGCAATTCTCCATTGAGGTTTAATAAACTCTTTGACTTGTAAATTAGTTTTAGCTTTTTCATGCTATATGTCTGTTGTTCAAAATTAATTTGGATTTTTAGAATATATAtgattattattagtataattaGTATTTTGGGGTTTGATTTTGTTTGGTATTTCAATATGGAGACAATTCTCCTTTGCTTATTCTCTTTCTTATCTGTGGTAGGCTTGGTTTGCCGGGGAGAAAATCGGTGAAGGGATTGGTAAAACAAGAAGAGAAGCCCAGTGTCAGGCTGCTGAGGATTCTATAAGATATTTAGCTGGTAATATATCTTCCTTTTTGTATTCTTATCTAGAAGTA harbors:
- the LOC108483565 gene encoding RNA polymerase II C-terminal domain phosphatase-like 1 codes for the protein MSMYKSIVYQREEVLGYVEIYPQQQQQLKEEEMKEIRIEYLTQSSERCPPLAVLHTITCNGICFKMEPPKDSSYSASEDMPRLHLLHSECIRNNKTAVMPVRDSELHLVAMYSRNSDRPCFWGFNVGRGLYDSCLVMLNLRCLGIVFDLDETLIVANTMRSFEDRIESLQRKINTEVDPQRVAALMAEVKHYQDDKTILKQYVENDQVVENGKVIKVQSEIVPAYSDSHQPIIRPLIRLQEKNIILTRINPQIRDTSVLVRLRPAWEDLRSYLTARGRKRFEVYVCTMAERDYALEMWRLLDPESNLINSKELLDRIVCVKAGYRKSLFNVFQDGICHPKMALVIDDRLKVWDQKDQPRVHVVPAFSPYHAPQAEANNTTPILCVARNVACNVRGGFFREYDEVLLQRIPEISYEDDTKDIPSPPDVGNYLVSEDDSSASNGNKDQPLFDGMADAEVERRLKEAISAASTVSSAAINLDPRLAPSLQFTIPSSSSVPLPIVEFPEAAQVITPVAPVVALEQSLQSSPAREEGEVPESELDPDTRRRLLILQHGQDTRDHTPEPAFPPVGPKMQVPIPHAQSCGSWFPAEEEMSQRQLNRAVPKDFPLDPERMNIEKHRHPPFFPKFENSITSDRILHGNRRFQKEALRRDDRLGLNNTSSYHSFSGEEIPLGRSSSFHNALDFESGHTIPIGETPVAVLQDIAMKCGAKVEFRSALVASLDLQFSIEAWFAGEKIGEGIGKTRREAQCQAAEDSIRYLADTYLSHIKPDSGSAQADVSRLSNMNDTAFLGNMNSHGNQPSSKEEFMSFSIASESPRLVDPRLEGSKRSMGSIAALKELCMMEGLRVAFQAQPPSFNPFQNDEVYAQVEVDGQVFGKGTGLTWEEAKMQAAEKALGNLRSMLGQFTHNRQSSSSSLQGIQGKRLKPEFPQVPQWMASYGRYPKNAPWVP